CTGGAACTCGTTCGGGTTCCGCACGTCCAGCACGAACAGGTTCTCGCCCGCATCAATGCGCTTCTTGAGTTGCTCGGGCGTGATGTCGCTCCCGCTGAACGCCGGTTGCGCGGCCGAAGCCCCGCCGCGCACGCCGCAGAACTCTTCGTAGTCGATCAGTCCCTTAATGGTCGGGTGCGGGGCGCCGACCGCCCACTTCGGGTCGCGCCGGATTTTGAACGTCTTGAACGTCATGTTCAGCGCGTCGTAGTGCAGCAGCCGGCCGATGAGCGGTTCGCCGATACCCAGAATGAGTTTGATTGTTTCCGTGGCCTGGATGCACCCGATCACGCCCGGCAGAATGCCGAGCACGCCGCCCTCCGCGCAACTCGGCACCTCGCCCGCGGGCGGCGGTTCGGGGTAGAGGCACCGGTAACACGGCCCCACGCGCGGGTCGAACACCGTGGCCTGGCCGTCGAAGCGGAAGATGCTGCCGTACACGTTCGGTTTGTTGAGCAGCACGCACGCATCGTTGACGAGGTACCGCGTCGGGAAGTTGTCGGTACCGTCCACCACGATGTCGTAGTGCTTCACGATGTCGAGCGCGTTCTTCGACGTGAAGTGCGTCTCCCACAAATCGAGTTGCACTTCCGGGTTCACGTCGCGGAGCCGGTCCGCGGCGGACTGGCACTTCGAGCGCCCCACGTCCGCGGTGCCGTGGATGATCTGCCGCTGGAGGTTCGATGTGTCCACCACATCGAAATCGACGAGCCCGAGCGTGCCGACCCCCGCCGCCGCGAGGTAGAGTGCGAGCGGCGACCCGAGCCCGCCGGTGCCGATCACGAGCACCTTCGCGGCCTTGAGCTTCCGCTGCCCGTCGAGCCCGACCTCGGGCATGATGACGTGGCGCGAGTAGCGCGCGAACTCGGGCTGCGTGAGCGACACGTCGGCCCAACGGCCGTTCAGAAGGTCGGGGAGCGGCATATGAACGTCTCCGAGAGCTGTAAATAAAAGCAGATTGGCCACAAAAAAGCACAAAGGGCACAAAAGAAAACCAAGACACAAGAGTGAATACAAATCACTTCTTCTGCTTTGGTTTTCTTTTGTGCCCTTTGTGCTTTTTTGTGGCCAATCGGTCTTCGCATCTCGCCCGCTAGATCGCGCCGAGCGCGATCGAGCAGTTGTGCCCGCCGAAGCCGAAGCTGTTGGACAGCACCTTGCGCACGCGGACCTCGCGGGCCGTGTTCGGGATGTAGTCCAGATCGCACCCGCCCTCGACGTCCTGGTTGTCCAGGTTGATCGTGGGGTGCAGTACGCCGTGCTTGATGCTCAGCGCGCACGCGACCGCTTCCACGCCGCCGCTCGCGCCGAGCAGGTGCCCGATCATGCTCTTGGTGCTGGACACCATGACCTTTTTCGCGTGCTCGCCGAACACGAGTTTCACGGCCTTGGTCTCGGCCACGTCGCCCAGGCCGGTGCTGGTCCCGTGCGCGTTAATGTAGTTAACGTCGCCCAGGTTCCAGCCCGCGTCCTTCACGGCTTCGCGCATCGCTTCCGCGGCGCCGATGCCGTCCTCGTGCGGGGCCGTGATGTGGAACGCATCGGCCGTGTTGCCCGACCCGCACACTTCCGCGTAGATCGGGGCGTTCCGGGCCTTGGCGCGCTCGTACTCCTCGAGAACCAGAATCCCAGCGCCCTCGCTCAGCACGAAGCCGTCGCGGTCCTTGTCCCAGGGCCGGCTCGCGGCTTTCGGGTCATCATTCCGCGTGGACAGCGCGCGACACGCAATAAACCCGCCCAATCCGAGCGGCGTCACCGCGGCCTCGCTCCCCCCACTGACCATCACGTCGGCGAGCCCGCTACGAATTGCGGCCACCGAGTCTGCGATCGCGTGCGCCGCGGACGAGCACGCGGTGGAAACGGTCGTGTTCGGCCCGCGGAGCCCGAACCGGATGGAGATGTTGCCGCTCGCGGAGTTGGCAATCATCTTCGCGATGAGGAACGGCCCGAGCCGGTCGGGGCCGCGCTCCATGAGCGTGCGGTGCCCGTCCTCCCACTCGGCCATACCGCCGATCCCGCTGCCGAGGATGCACCCGCAGCGGAACGGGTTCTCCTTCGCGAAATCGAGGCCGCTCTCGTTCACCGCTTCGGCGGCCGCGACGAGCGCGAACTGCGTGAAGCGGTCGAGTCGGCGGGCCGAGCGCGTGTCGATGGTGGGTTCGGGGCTGAAGCCCTTTACCTCGCCGGCGAACGTGACTTTGAACGGCACCTCGGCGCCGCTCACCAGTTTGTGCGCGGCCGTGCTGAAAAGGGTGATCGGCGCGATGCCGCTCTGCCCGGCGAGGAGGCCCCGCCAGTAGTCCGGCACGTTCAGCGCGAGCGGATTCACCGTGCCCAGGCCGGTGATTACCACCCTGCGGCGGGTCGCGGAAGAGGAAGAAGTCACTGTGGCTTGTTCTTGATAGCGGTGTCGATGTAGTCGGTGGCTTCGCCGACGGTCTTAATTTTTTCGGCCTGGTCGTCGGGGATCTGGATGTCGAACTCTTCTTCCAGCTCCATCACGAACTCGACGATGTCGAGCGAGTCCGCGCCGATCTCTTCGATGAACGTGGTGTTGCGGGTAATCTTTTCTTTGTCGTAGGCGAAGTGCTCGCTCACGATGTCGATGACACGTTGCTCAACGGACACGGTTCGACCCTCCGGGCGGTGGTGGCGCCACCGCAACCCCGCGGTCCGACCGGCTCCAACCGGTCCCCGCACACTGCGTCTGGTATTTTGTATGGCGCTCGCCCGGCTCGCGAAGGGTGAGTGGCCTTCCCCGGCGCCTGTGCAGCGACTTACGAACAAAACTCTACTGACGCGACCAGTAAAAGAAAAGCCCGCCCCGGTTGATGCGGAAGGTAAAAGGCAAAAGTTAAAAGGTAAAACAACACAAGAGGCGCCACAGGCACGGGCCCGTCTTCGTTTGCCTTTTGCCTTTTTCCTTTTAACTTTCCGCGACGTCCGCGGCGCCCGCACTCACGCGGTGACGTTTCGGATATCGGCCTTTCGCTGGACCCGCTTGAGCAGACCCGCGAGGACGCGCCCCGGCCCGATCTCGTAGAAGCGCTCCACGTTCTCGGCGAACAGGCCCCGGAGCGTGTCCTCCCACCGCACCGGCGAGAGCACCTGCCGCACCAGGAGCCCGCGAATTTCGGCCGGGTCCGCGTGCGGGCGGGCGTCCACGTTCGACCACACCGGCACCACCGGCGCGCCGAGCGCGACGCCCGCGAGCGCGGCGGCGAGTTTCTCGTCGGCGGGCTTCATCAAGTTCGTGTGGAACGCCCCCGCCACCGTGAGCCGCACGGTACGAATGCCGCCCTTCTGCACGCACAGTTGCTCGAACCGGTCGAGGGCCGCGAGCGCGCCGGACACCACCGTGTTTCCCGGGCAGAGCAAATTCGCGACCTCGAGCGTATCGGAACCCCGCGCTTCGATTACGAGGGCCTCGACCTCCGGCACTTCCATCCCGAGCACGCTCACCATCCCGGAGGGCGTCGCGACCGCGGCGTCCTGCATGGCCCGCCCGCGCGCCTGGACCAGTTTCACCCCGTCCTCGAACGACAGCGCGCCCGCGAACGCCAGCGCCGTGTACTCGCCGAGGCTCAGCCCGGCCGTGGCGACGACACCGGTGACCGCGTCCGGTTCGGTGGCCTTCAGTTGTTCGAGCGCCGCGAGGCTCGCGACGAAGATGGCCGGCTGGCTCACGTCCGTCGCGCTCAACCGCTCCGGCGGGCCGCTCACGCACACGTCGAGCAGGTCGTACCCCAGAATCGCGGACGCGCGCTGGAACAGATCGTTTGCGGCCGGGAGCGCTTGGCACAGCGCGCCCGCCATGCCGACCGTTTGCGCGCCCTGACCGGGGAACAGAAAGGCTGTCCGTGGCATGAAGAACCCTACAACGTTTCGCCGAACGGCTGTGAGCTAATCCCGTTTCGGTGTCCTTGCGACGAGCCGCGACCGCAAGGGAGCGGGAGGCGCTACCGCTCCCTTGCGGTCGCGGCTCGTTCAACCCGCTACGACGATCCCGAAACGGAACTAGTGGTCGTGTCCGCCCCCGAGGGGGTGGTGACAACCTAGCCGCCCGCGCGCCTCTTGTCCCCTCCCCAAGAGGACAGCCGGACCGGGCCGCCTCGCCGGAGCCATCAAATCAGGCCCCAGAGCCGCCGGAGCCCCCACTCCGTTCCGAGGAGCGCGGTGAACACCACGAGCCACAGCGGGAGGAACCCGTGCGACCGGTTCCGGTGCCAATCGGGGTAGTACCGCGGCTTCTTGCCCAGGTCGGGCGGGAGCTCGGTCTTTAGCTCTTTCAGAAAGCCGGGAAGGTCTTCGAGGCGCAGCGCCTTTCCGCCGGTCGGCACCGAGAGCCGTTCCATGAAAACCTGATCCGCGCTCACCTTGAGCATTTCGTCCGAAATGTCCGGGACCGCGATGAACTTGGCCGTACCGCGGTGGAGTTTCGGCGACCCGTCGGCGTTCAGTTCCGGCGACCCGTCGGGTTTCTTGACCGGGCTGGTGACCGACACGAAGTACTCGCCCGGCGCCGTCGGGCGGAACTGCACCTTTCGGCCGTCCTTGTCCGTCAGCACGGTTTGCGGGGCCGCCTTCCGCACGTCCTCGGGCTTCGGCTCCTGCTGCCCCGGCGCGAGCGGTAGAACGTGAACCGTGAGCGGTGCGGCCGGGTCATCCGTGCCGTCCGCCTTCTTCACGCCGACGCGAATCATCTGCTCCGTCGTCACCTTGAGTTGGCGGAACTGGGGGCGGGCGTAGGCCTGGCTCTCCTCTTCGTCCTGGTACGCGAGCCACAGCACGCACTGGCGCCAGAAGCGCTCGTGCATGTCGATCCCGGTCGTCTCTTTGGGCTGGCCGAGGCTGCGCCAGAGGTACGTGTCGAACGCGCCGAACGCGAGCCACCGCCCCTTGTTCGCGTCCCCGCGCTGCGAGCCGACGAGGAGCGGCTCGTGGACCGCCGGGTCGAACTCGGTGCCGGCCGCCCAGTCTTTCGGGTCGCTCGGGGAGAGCACCTTGTTGTTCGGATCGAGGCGCGGAACCCACGCGAACACCGTGTCCAGGCGCCCCGGGCGGAGCGCGAGCCGGTTGTGCCCGTTGAGCAAGATCCCGGTGCGGAAGTTGTTCATCCGGTCCCACGCCTCTTTCGACGGGTTGCCCTTCGGCGCGGGCGCACCGGGTTTGGGCACGACCTTGAACATCTTGTTCAGCCCGTTCGGGTTCGGGATCACGGGGAAGAACACGACCGGATCGCCCCTGTCGTTGAGCGCGTCCGCGATCGGGCCGCCCGTCACGGGGAGCAGCTCCTTCGGGATGCCCGGGTCGCCGGTGTAGGCGTACTCGCCGCCGAGGAACATGACCCCCACGCCCTTCGTCGCGGTGAGCTTGGTGAGGTCGGCGAGGAAGTTCGGCGCGGCGCGGTTCAGCACGGCCGCGCCCACGTTCCCGATGATGACCACGTCGTAGGCCTGGGCCTCGAGGTTCAGCAGGTCGCGCGCGCTTTGCGGAACGGTCTGGTCGGACTGGAGGATGACCTCGTACACGTCGAATCGCTTCTCACTGCGGAACGCATCCCGGAGGAACGTCTGTTCCCAGCGGAGCTGGTCCACGATCAGCACGCGGACGCCCTCTTTGAGCACCGTGAGGTACGTTTCGGACCAGTTGTTGAGCGGCGACAGTTCGCCCGGGAGCGGCTCGAGCTTCCCGTTCTTGTCGATCCCCACCTCGACCTTGATCTTGTACTCGCCCTTCGTTTCGGGCATCTTCACGGTCATCTTCAGCTCGTTACCCTTCTCGCGCTCGAGGGTAAACTCTTCGCTCTGCACCGCTTTATCGTCGATGAACACCCGGGCGGTGACGCGCGAACCGGGGAAGTTGTAGGCGTTCACCTTCGCGGTCACCGTCACGTCGTTCTTGATGAACGCGGGCGACGGGTTGCACTCCACGCTCGTCACCACGACGTCCTTCGTCTTCGTGTCTGAGCTTTCCTTGCCGACGAGGAAAGTGTGGACCGGAACCCCTCTGCGCCCCCAGCGCCCGGCTTCGGAGGCCGCGTTGAACGCCTCGCCGTTGTCCGCACCGTCCCCGATGATGATGTGCCCGCGCACGCGCTCGCCCTGCCACCGCTCGAACGTCTTGTTCAAATAAGTTCCGTAGTCGGAGCGCTTGGCGTCGGAAACGACCGTCGGCTCGTAGCGACTGGTGGCCTCGTTGAAGTCCGGCGGGCCGAACTTGTAGAGCGTGACGCTGATCCCCTGCTCCGTGAGCAAGTCGTCGATCAGCGGCTGGCACTTCTCGATCGCCTTGCGCACCGCATCGGCGCGCGACTGCCCGCCGATCTCGTCCTTCACCGTCAGGCTCTCGGACACGTCCACACCGATGAGCAACGCGGACGGTTGCTTCGGGTTCTCGTTGACGCCGATGCTCGGGCGCGTCGCGGTGATGAGCGTGACCAGTAGCGCGAGCAGGCGCAGCGTGAGAACGGTGAAGATGCGCTTGCGCGTCGCCTGCGGGTGCCCCAAATACGTCCAGACCGTGAAGAGGACGAGGAGCGCGGCGACGGCCGCGAGCGCCGGGAGCCCGAACGGGTAAACCGACCACGGGTACGCGGGCCGCATCGAGAAGAAGATGTCGTCCATAGCGCTATCTTACCGATGTGCCGGGAGCGCCGGAAGAAGTCTGTTTCTGGCGAACCGCGACGGTAACGGAGCGGGTGGGCGATTCGTCGCGCCCACCCGCTCCGTTACCGTCGCGGTTCGCCAGCCCCTGCCCTAATCCTTTTTCCCGACGCGCTGCGGGGAGCGGAGCTGCTCCAGCGCGGCGGGTTCGAGCTTGGTTTTGCCGAGGTTCGCGGCGTTGCGGTTGAGTGCGTCCGAAACGGCGTGGCTCAGGTCCGGGTAGCGGAGCAGCGTTCCGCTCACGCTGAACGCGGACCGCTCGAACTTCGGCCCGCCGGGGCCGCCGAATTTCGGTTGATCCTGCACCACGTCCAGGAACAGCTTGTTGGACGGCTCCGGCTTGTTCTCGTGGGCCAGCACCACCGCCAGCCCCAGGCGCCCCGCGACGCTGGCGGTCCGCGCCGCGAGCGGGTCGCGCCACTCCTTCTCGCGCCCCCGTAAGCGCTCGAACCGCTCGTTGGCTTCCGGCAAGCGCCGCTCCCTCACGTAGAGGAGCCCGAGTTCAACCGACGCCTTGATCGCGTCGTCCGGTTTCGTCCCCTCGGTGTTGAGGACCACGAGCAACTCGCGCTCGCGCGTCGTGTTGAGCCGGTCGGGGGAGCGCACGTCGGGCAGCCCCGGCCCGCTGTGGTTCGCACCGGCGGGCGCGTGCGCCGGGTCCGCGGACGGGTTCAGCCCCCCGTACAGGAGCACCCCACCGATCGCGGCGAGCGCACACGCGCACGCGATGAGGAGCCACAGCCCCCACCGTGCCCCCGGGTGCCCCGAAGACGGCACCGCGGCCCGAGTGAGTGAAGACGTGGATTCGCCCGCGGTGGCCAGTGAGCGGCCCTTCCCGTTGCCCTGAGAGAGTGCGAATTGAGCGGTACCCGTTGTTAACCCGTCCCGCACTTTCACCAGGTCGCGCAGGACGTCGCGCGCGGACTGGTAGCGGTCGTCCGGGTTCTTCGCCATCATCTTGTGGACCATGCCGCACACGTCCGCTGGCAGGTCGGGCCGCAGGTCCGCCAGTGGCCGGGGCTTCTCCTGCACGTGCTTCAGCGCCACATCGAACGCGGACGTGCCGCGGAACGGCGGCTCCCCCGCGAGCAGGTGGTAGCAGGTGACACCGAAGGAGTAGATGTCGCTGCGGTTATCAACCGTGTGGCCCTGGACCTGCTCCGGGGACATGTACAGCGGCGTGCCGAGCGTGACGCCGCTCTGCGTGATGTTCGTGGCCGGCACCTCCCCGGCGAAGAACCGGCTCAGGCCGAAGTCGGTCACCTTCACTTCGACCTTCCGCGTCACCAGAATGTTTTCCGGCTTGATGTCGCGGTGAACGATGCCCTGCTCGTGGGCCTTCTGGAGCGCGAGCGCGACCTGCCGCACCACGCTCAGGGTGATCGGCAAATCGGGCGGCCCCTTGCGGGCCATGTAGTCGCGCAGGTTGCGCCCCTCGACGAACTCCAGCACCATGTACCGGAGCCCGTCGGCCTCGCCGATCTGGTGGATGTGAACGATGTTGGGGTGGTTGAGCTTCGCGACCGCTTGAGCTTCGGCCTGGAACCGGGCCAGCGCGGTGAGGTTCGTGTTCAGCTCGTCGCGGAGCAGTTTGAGCGCGACGTCGCGCTTGAGGGACGTTTGCCGGGCGAGGTACACCTGCCCCATGCCGCCCGCCCCGATCCGGCGGAGGATGTGAAAGTCCCCCAGCGTGCGGCCGGTGAGGTCGGGCCGCGGTGCGGTTTGCGGCTGGGTATCCGGCATCTGTCCGGCTCCGCAGAGTGTTCAGCAAAACCGCCGCATTGATGAACGATTTAAACGTAGCGGACCGCTCTGCAACGACCGCCGGGGGCGCCGGAGTTGGAGAACGTGAGGCGGATTTCGACAGCGCCATCTTATCTCATCTCGCCCAAAAGAGAAATGAGACGGCTCCCGATACCCCACATTTCTGCTACGCCACGAAACACCACCCGCTCCCGCGAACCCGTGCGGCGTTTGACTCACTCTCGTCGCCCCGCTCGGGGAACAAGAACAAGTAACAGTCCTCCCGAACTGTGCGGTGACGAAACGAAACTCTGTGATAAACTGCCCGGGACTCCCGCCGTGGTTTCACCCACCCAGCCCACCACAAGCCCCAGACGGAGATCAACCGTGCGTGCCCTCCTAACGTCATCCCTCGTGCTCGGCCTCACATCTTTGGCCCTGGCGCAACCGTCAAAACCCACCGCGATTTCCGACGAGCAGAAAGCGATCGACGCCATCGCGAAGGCCGGCGGGAAGGGTGAGATCGACCCCAAACTGCCCGAAGCGGGCCGCGTGGCCGCCAAATTCGAGGCCGCAACGGACGCCGCGCTGGTGGGACTCAAGAAGTACCCGCACATCGGCTCGGTCGACGTGTTCAACGCCGCGAAATGTACCGAGAAAGGGTACACCGCCCTCAAAGACCTGCCGAACCTGCGCCGACTGGTCCTGAGCAAGTCCGACCTGACAGTGGCCCGCGTCAACGCGATCGCACAGTGCGCCCAGTTGCGCGAACTGCGTATCCCCAACGCCGGCTTGACCGATACGGAACTCGTGGGCCTGAAAAAGCTCGCGCTCCTCGAATCGCTCGACATCTCCGAGAACCCGCAGGTCACCGACAAGGGGATGGCGACGATCAAAACCCTGGAGCGGCTCCGGGCCTTGTACCTCTCCAAAACCGCCGTCAGTGACAAGGGGTTGTTTGAACTGAAGACGCTGGACGGGTTGCGCACGCTCTACGCGGGTTCGACAAAGATCACCGCGGACGGGGCCGAGAAATTCGCCGATGAAATGCCCAATCTGCGGGTCGTGCGTCAGTGATGGAAGGGATTGTTTTGATTTCCTTCTGTAACCGGCCTCGCACAACGAATTGCAAACGTGGGCACCGATTCCACTTTGGGTTGTGCCCTCTCCCCTTGCGGGAGAGGGTCGCCGCGCTTCGCGGCGGGGTGAGGGGTTGCTTCCACACTCGGGACGTTACCCCTCACCCGGTTCGCAAAGCCTCACCACCCTCTCCCGCAAGGGGAGAGGGCATAACACCAAGCCAACCTACAACCCACGTTTGCAATTCGTTGTGCAAGGTCGGCTACAGAAGATCGGCAATCGGCGCAACTTGGTGTGGTGAGGGGCCGAATACTCCGCGGGCCGGGGCGGGCGCTGAGTGGTGGGGACCGGCCCCGCTCGCGTTGTGCCCCGACTCGTTCCGTTCGTATCGAACAAATCCCAGCGAAAGATTCGCGCCCGGGCGGGCGTAAGTGTGGGGAATATTGGGTCGAACCACTGTTTCCCTGGGACCGCGGGCACCTGGCCCGCCCTTCTGCCATTGGTAACGAATGCGGGCCAGATCCCAGAGAAACGCGCGCACACTCACCGACTCGACGCACGCGGAACAGCCCCGGAAAGGCGCCACATGACCACGCCCGCGCAACCCCGACCCGCCCGACTCGCCGCCGACGTTGCGAAATCTCTCGTGCTGTCCGAACCGGCCAAAGCCCTACTCAGCCCGGCGCACACCCCGCGGCAATTCTTTGACGCGCTCGCCGCGCACTCGGACCTGGCCGAAGACGCGATCCGCTTCCTGGCCGCAGCGCTCCCCAAGCGCGAGGGCGTGTGGTGGGCGCTCGGGTGCGTGCGGTCCGCGTTTCCCAAACCCGCGCCCGAAGCGGCCCGCGCGATTACCGCCGCGGACGCCTGGGTGAAGGAGCCGACCGAGGTGAACCGGCGCGCGTGCGGCGACGCGGCTTCGGCGGCCGACCACGGCACCGCGGCCGGGTGCCTCGCGGCGGCGGCGTTCTGGTCCGGAGGGAGTCTCGCGCCGCCACACCTCGCCGCGGTCCCGCCGCGCGACGACCTCACGGCCACCGCGATCAGCGCGGCCGTGCTGCTATCAGCCGTCGTTGACGTGAATCACATCGCCGCGAGCTACGCGAAGTTCCTCGCACTGGGCGCGGACATCGCGTCGGGCAAAGCGCGACTCTGATTCGCGTTCGTGATCCCACCGTGCG
The Gemmata palustris DNA segment above includes these coding regions:
- the acpP gene encoding acyl carrier protein; amino-acid sequence: MSVEQRVIDIVSEHFAYDKEKITRNTTFIEEIGADSLDIVEFVMELEEEFDIQIPDDQAEKIKTVGEATDYIDTAIKNKPQ
- the fabD gene encoding ACP S-malonyltransferase, encoding MPRTAFLFPGQGAQTVGMAGALCQALPAANDLFQRASAILGYDLLDVCVSGPPERLSATDVSQPAIFVASLAALEQLKATEPDAVTGVVATAGLSLGEYTALAFAGALSFEDGVKLVQARGRAMQDAAVATPSGMVSVLGMEVPEVEALVIEARGSDTLEVANLLCPGNTVVSGALAALDRFEQLCVQKGGIRTVRLTVAGAFHTNLMKPADEKLAAALAGVALGAPVVPVWSNVDARPHADPAEIRGLLVRQVLSPVRWEDTLRGLFAENVERFYEIGPGRVLAGLLKRVQRKADIRNVTA
- the moeB gene encoding molybdopterin-synthase adenylyltransferase MoeB translates to MPLPDLLNGRWADVSLTQPEFARYSRHVIMPEVGLDGQRKLKAAKVLVIGTGGLGSPLALYLAAAGVGTLGLVDFDVVDTSNLQRQIIHGTADVGRSKCQSAADRLRDVNPEVQLDLWETHFTSKNALDIVKHYDIVVDGTDNFPTRYLVNDACVLLNKPNVYGSIFRFDGQATVFDPRVGPCYRCLYPEPPPAGEVPSCAEGGVLGILPGVIGCIQATETIKLILGIGEPLIGRLLHYDALNMTFKTFKIRRDPKWAVGAPHPTIKGLIDYEEFCGVRGGASAAQPAFSGSDITPEQLKKRIDAGENLFVLDVRNPNEFQICRIPGTVLLPLPELPTRVTEVPKDREVIVHCKSGMRSQKAIDFLKAQGYTKLVNLTGGILGWADKVDPGMVRY
- a CDS encoding DUF6931 family protein; this encodes MTTPAQPRPARLAADVAKSLVLSEPAKALLSPAHTPRQFFDALAAHSDLAEDAIRFLAAALPKREGVWWALGCVRSAFPKPAPEAARAITAADAWVKEPTEVNRRACGDAASAADHGTAAGCLAAAAFWSGGSLAPPHLAAVPPRDDLTATAISAAVLLSAVVDVNHIAASYAKFLALGADIASGKARL
- a CDS encoding serine/threonine-protein kinase, whose protein sequence is MPDTQPQTAPRPDLTGRTLGDFHILRRIGAGGMGQVYLARQTSLKRDVALKLLRDELNTNLTALARFQAEAQAVAKLNHPNIVHIHQIGEADGLRYMVLEFVEGRNLRDYMARKGPPDLPITLSVVRQVALALQKAHEQGIVHRDIKPENILVTRKVEVKVTDFGLSRFFAGEVPATNITQSGVTLGTPLYMSPEQVQGHTVDNRSDIYSFGVTCYHLLAGEPPFRGTSAFDVALKHVQEKPRPLADLRPDLPADVCGMVHKMMAKNPDDRYQSARDVLRDLVKVRDGLTTGTAQFALSQGNGKGRSLATAGESTSSLTRAAVPSSGHPGARWGLWLLIACACALAAIGGVLLYGGLNPSADPAHAPAGANHSGPGLPDVRSPDRLNTTRERELLVVLNTEGTKPDDAIKASVELGLLYVRERRLPEANERFERLRGREKEWRDPLAARTASVAGRLGLAVVLAHENKPEPSNKLFLDVVQDQPKFGGPGGPKFERSAFSVSGTLLRYPDLSHAVSDALNRNAANLGKTKLEPAALEQLRSPQRVGKKD
- the fabF gene encoding beta-ketoacyl-ACP synthase II, whose protein sequence is MTSSSSATRRRVVITGLGTVNPLALNVPDYWRGLLAGQSGIAPITLFSTAAHKLVSGAEVPFKVTFAGEVKGFSPEPTIDTRSARRLDRFTQFALVAAAEAVNESGLDFAKENPFRCGCILGSGIGGMAEWEDGHRTLMERGPDRLGPFLIAKMIANSASGNISIRFGLRGPNTTVSTACSSAAHAIADSVAAIRSGLADVMVSGGSEAAVTPLGLGGFIACRALSTRNDDPKAASRPWDKDRDGFVLSEGAGILVLEEYERAKARNAPIYAEVCGSGNTADAFHITAPHEDGIGAAEAMREAVKDAGWNLGDVNYINAHGTSTGLGDVAETKAVKLVFGEHAKKVMVSSTKSMIGHLLGASGGVEAVACALSIKHGVLHPTINLDNQDVEGGCDLDYIPNTAREVRVRKVLSNSFGFGGHNCSIALGAI